TGAAAAAGGAATACGGAAATCGTTTTTTATTGTCGTGAAAGGTCATAGGTGCAATAGGAATTTGATGCTCAATGGAAAGCCTGAAAGCGCCGTCCTTAAATTCATCCAACAGCAGTGAAAGATCATCCGGCACGCCGCCTTCCGGAAAAATACATACACTCAAACCTTCATTGAGACGTATTTCCGCTCTTCGGAAAGCCTCTACCCGGCTTTTCGTGTTTCCACGATCCACCAAAATACAGGTGCGTTTGTAAATATATCCGAACAGTGGAATCTTTGCCAATTCCTTTTTTCCTACAAAAACAAATGGATTTTTTGTTGCGTAAAACATCAGCATAATATCGGTCATAGAGGTGTGGTTGGCAACAAACATGTAGCTTTTGCCCTTTTTATAAGCTATTTCGCGCTTTATGATAGGGTAACAGCCTATGCCGTAAATGATAAATGCAGACCAAGTTCGTGCAACCTTAAAGAAAAAAGGGTACCAGGAATACTTTAAAATGCTAATAACGAGAAAGGGAAAAAGTAAAATTGTAGCCAATGCTATAACCAAATAGAACCAAATACGGTAAAATGCCGCAAATATTTGTTTTAGTAATTTCATCAAGATTCAAAAGTACTAATTTGAATGATGGGAATAAATCAAAAAAAGTACCTTTGCAAAAATTTTTTTAATCACCATGTCTAGAATACTCACAGGAATACAAAGTACAGGCACACCCCATCTCGGAAATCTTTTGGGAGCAATAGTTCCTGCCATTGAAATGGCCAACGATCCTAATAACGATTCTTTTCTTTTTATTGCAGATATGCACTCGTTGACGCAGATTA
The Aequorivita iocasae genome window above contains:
- a CDS encoding lysophospholipid acyltransferase family protein, whose product is MKLLKQIFAAFYRIWFYLVIALATILLFPFLVISILKYSWYPFFFKVARTWSAFIIYGIGCYPIIKREIAYKKGKSYMFVANHTSMTDIMLMFYATKNPFVFVGKKELAKIPLFGYIYKRTCILVDRGNTKSRVEAFRRAEIRLNEGLSVCIFPEGGVPDDLSLLLDEFKDGAFRLSIEHQIPIAPMTFHDNKKRFPYSFFKGGPGKMRVKVHKLIPTTSMTLENRKELKNEARKVILNELINPTV